From the genome of Silvibacterium dinghuense:
GGACATTGAAGAACTCCATGCGCAACTCCATGTTGATCTTGGTGCCTGCATAGAATTTCTTAGCCAGAGCAAGATTTTCGTTGGAGCTGAAGGGGTCGCGCAGTTGTTCGACGTTACGCGGCGAATTGCCGGGAGCAAAACCGGGATCAGAGAAAGCTGTCGTAGTAAAGACTGGCTTACCCTTGTAATAGTTCTTGTAGTTCACATGCAGCGCTACGGAGGAGTTAAAATTTGCACGGTTGAAGCCGTTCAGCATTGGATCAGCACTTCCGCTATAGACCGTCATCGGGTTGCCGGTGCCGTATTGGAAGGCGCCGCTGATCTGCCAGCCTCCCCACAGGTTCTTGCCGAGGTAGCCTCCCGAGTGCAGCCACGGTTTACTTGGGCCGAAAGGCAGTTCATAGACTGTCGCCAGGTTGATCATGTGAGTTTGGTCCGAGGTTGCCACCGTCCATTCCGATTTCTGGTTGAACTTGTTCAGCGATCCGTAGTTTGCATAGGCAAAGCCGCTATCGGTATTCGACATACTGCGTGAGAGCGTGTAGTTGAATAGGACTGAGAGGCCGTCCTTGAAGCGCTTGAGTAATTGCGTCTGCATTCCGTTGTACTCTGAAGCCCCGTTCATATCGAAGGGATTACAGATGCCTCCGCAGGATTCTGAAGGGTTGTATTGTGGATATGGCAGCAGTGCCTGTGCGATGCCGGCATTGGCGCCATAGTCCTGCATGAAGTTGCAATAGGGAGCATAGTAGCCCGCAGTCGAGGTGCCGCCCGGGCACACTTGCATGCCGGCAGTTCTCAAATCGGCCTGTGCCACGGCAGTAGTCCATGCGTAGTTCGGTGAGGCTGGAGACATGACGCAGTTCGCATCATTCACTCCCGCGCTAGGGCAGAACTGGGCAAGATACTTCGGGTAAGTCTGGTTAATCGGGTTCACCATCGACCCCAGGTGGAGGCCGTGGTTGCCCACATAGGCGATCGACATCATCATGTCGTAGGGCAGCTCACGCTGCACGCCGATGTTCCAATATTCGCCATACGGATACTCACCAGGGTTCTTTGTGAACTGGTGCAGAGCGCCCGTTCCATTGAATTCGGTCGGCGAAAAAGGCGTTGCGCCAGGCATAGGGAGGGGGTTGGCATCCCAACTGCCCACGCCGGGGATATTTGAGCCGTTCGAGTTGGTAGTGTGGATACCATCGAGCAGCGTGCCGTATTGCAGGCTCAGCTTGTTATTGCCGAAATCGTATGGACCGCCGTTCAGATGGTTGATCGAAAAGCCTGCTGAGATCACCGTCTTCGGGTTCAAGCTGTAGGCCATGCCAAAGCGCGGGTCCACATGCTTAAAGGAGATCGGGGCCCGGTTATAGCCGGAGACGCCGAACTTGTTGGCTGCACCCATCAGCTGAGAACCGCTTGCTGTTACAGCATCAGCATTCGAGACGGTTGGGTCGAAGTAGACGACGTTATTGCGTTCTTCGATGAAAGGAACCATCACGTCCCAGCGCAGGCCGGCGTTTATTGTCAAGCGCGGTGTGACCTTAAAGTCGTCCTGGATATATGAGCCTACATAGAAGTTACGCAGCCGGTTTTCCGAAGTTAGGCGACGGTAGTCGGAGTCGGCATCGCCGAGCAGGAAGCTGGCAAATGCATTACCCGTGGTAGCGATGTTATTCGGGTCGGCGGTGGTGCGATTGCTGAAGACGAATTGACCGCCGCAGGTTGGGCACTCGTCGTCATCCTGCGAAGCACGACGTAACTCCCAGCCAATGTTGAGGGTGTGGCGTCCCGCCGTCAGAAGCCAGTTGTTATCGAAGCTAAGACCCAGCTTTCGGTTTACAGCGATGGTGCTTCCGGCTGTGCTGTTGCCCCAGTTTGTCGGAGCGTAGGGTAGTCCATTCTGGTTAAACTCGATTGTCGGCAGTACAGTGCTATCGACTACTGAGGACAGGTTTACACCCATGAACTTGTTAAAGCCATTGTTGATTTCGCCCATACCTCCGAAGCCCGCAGTCATGACGAGATTCGGAGTGAAAACCTTCGAGTAGGTGATGAAAAGACCGGTGCCCAGGCGTGGTTCTGTGGTCTGGCCGCCAAGCGCATTATTGAAGTGCGCGTTATTGCTGCAGCAGAAGGTGTAGTTGTACTTATCGCGCCAAAAGCTCAGATGCAGCTTCTGCGTGTCGTTGAGATTGTGGTCGATCGAAAATCCCCAGTTCGATTGGCGTGTCGGTAGCGATCCCACCGACGAGCTGACGTTATTGGAGAGCCCGGGCACGCTCGGCGCCGGTATCAGCGAAAGC
Proteins encoded in this window:
- a CDS encoding carboxypeptidase regulatory-like domain-containing protein; translation: MLAFCFLFFLAIPAGAQTIGSVTGTVIDPSGAVVPGAQVTVENEATHVIAHTVSNSAGSYIVADLGPGIYAVTVEKNGFEKRVIAPVHVDNSQATRADAHLIPGSVTSTVEVMPPAIAMDTTQPQLATTLESKITQEIPILIGGGPGNEGPHDRQIDDYLFLAPGVVGGEWSHRIDGGTDYEDTVMFNGVVAVQSETQGYQSNINPPFEMVNEIRVLTSSFSAQYGLGQGVASYQFASGTDTLHGDGFEVLRNTIFNAPGANPGFNAEGVKKPTPTLNEDNYGFSLGGPVFLPRLYDGHKKTFFHFSADWFRLNQEDTGTMTVPSTAEVGGDFSSLLGLSTPEPIYVPQGFVAPSGCTAPAPGQQWPGNVIPKACFSAASTSLLSLIPAPSVPGLSNNVSSSVGSLPTRQSNWGFSIDHNLNDTQKLHLSFWRDKYNYTFCCSNNAHFNNALGGQTTEPRLGTGLFITYSKVFTPNLVMTAGFGGMGEINNGFNKFMGVNLSSVVDSTVLPTIEFNQNGLPYAPTNWGNSTAGSTIAVNRKLGLSFDNNWLLTAGRHTLNIGWELRRASQDDDECPTCGGQFVFSNRTTADPNNIATTGNAFASFLLGDADSDYRRLTSENRLRNFYVGSYIQDDFKVTPRLTINAGLRWDVMVPFIEERNNVVYFDPTVSNADAVTASGSQLMGAANKFGVSGYNRAPISFKHVDPRFGMAYSLNPKTVISAGFSINHLNGGPYDFGNNKLSLQYGTLLDGIHTTNSNGSNIPGVGSWDANPLPMPGATPFSPTEFNGTGALHQFTKNPGEYPYGEYWNIGVQRELPYDMMMSIAYVGNHGLHLGSMVNPINQTYPKYLAQFCPSAGVNDANCVMSPASPNYAWTTAVAQADLRTAGMQVCPGGTSTAGYYAPYCNFMQDYGANAGIAQALLPYPQYNPSESCGGICNPFDMNGASEYNGMQTQLLKRFKDGLSVLFNYTLSRSMSNTDSGFAYANYGSLNKFNQKSEWTVATSDQTHMINLATVYELPFGPSKPWLHSGGYLGKNLWGGWQISGAFQYGTGNPMTVYSGSADPMLNGFNRANFNSSVALHVNYKNYYKGKPVFTTTAFSDPGFAPGNSPRNVEQLRDPFSSNENLALAKKFYAGTKINMELRMEFFNVLNRMQVCGPDTTVTDGAANFGYVEPNGSGGSSP